Proteins from one Gorilla gorilla gorilla isolate KB3781 chromosome 11, NHGRI_mGorGor1-v2.1_pri, whole genome shotgun sequence genomic window:
- the LOC115933736 gene encoding alkaline phosphatase, germ cell type yields the protein MQGPWVLLLLGLRLQLSLGIIPVEEENPDFWNRQAAEALGAAKKLQPAQTAAKNLIIFLGDGMGVSTVTAARILKGQKKDKLGPETFLAMDRFPYVALSKTYSVDKHVPDSGATATAYLCGVKGNFQTIGLSAAARFNQCNTTRGNEVISVMNRAKKAGKSVGVVTTTRVQHASPAGAYAHTVNRNWYSDADVPASARQEGCQDIATQLISNMDIDVILGGGRKYMFPMGTPDPEYPDDYSQGGTRLDGKNLVQEWLAKHQGARYVWNHTELMQASLDPSVTHLMGLFEPGDMKYEIYRDSTLDPSLMEMTEAALRLLSRNPRGFFLFVEGGRIDHGHHESRAYRALTETIMFDDAIERAGQLTSEEDTLTLITADHSHVFSFGGYPLRGSSIFGLAPGKARDRKAYTVLLYGNGPGYVLKDGARPDVTESESGSPEYRQQSAVPLDGETHAGEDVAVFARGPQAHLVHGVQEQTFIAHVMAFAACLEPYTACDLAPPAGTTDAAHPGPSVVPGLLPLLAGTLLLLGTATAP from the exons ATGCAGGGGCCCTGGGTGCTGCTCCTGCTGGGCCTGAGGCTCCAGCTCTCCCTGGGCATCATCCCAG TTGAGGAGGAGAACCCGGACTTCTGGAACCGCCAGGCAGCCGAGGCCCTGGGTGCCGCCAAGAAGCTGCAGCCTGCACAGACAGCCGCCAAGAACCTCATCATTTTCCTGGGTGACG GGATGGGGGTGTCTACGGTGACAGCTGCCAGGATCCTAAAAGGGCAGAAGAAAGACAAACTGGGGcctgagaccttcctggccatgGACCGCTTCCCATACGTGGCTCTGTCCAAG ACATACAGTGTAGACAAGCATGTGCCAGACAGTGGAGCCACAGCCACGGCCTACCTGTGCGGGGTCAAGGGCAACTTCCAGACCATCGGCTTGAGTGCAGCCGCCCGCTTTAACCAGTGCAACACGACACGCGGCAACGAGGTCATCTCCGTGATGAATCGGGCCAAGAAAGCAG GAAAGTCAGTGGGAGTGGTAACCACCACACGGGTGCAGCATGCCTCGCCAGCCGGCGCCTACGCCCACACGGTGAACCGCAACTGGTACTCGGACGCCGACGTGCCTGCCTCGGCCCGCCAGGAGGGGTGCCAGGACATCGCCACGCAGCTCATCTCCAACATGGACATTGAC GTGATCCTAGGTGGAGGCCGAAAGTACATGTTTCCCATGGGGACCCCAGACCCTGAGTACCCAGATGACTACAGCCAAGGTGGGACCAGGCTGGACGGGAAGAATCTGGTGCAGGAATGGCTGGCAAAGCACCAG GGTGCCCGGTACGTGTGGAACCACACTGAGCTCATGCAGGCTTCCCTGGACCCGTCTGTGACCCATCTCATGG GTCTCTTTGAGCCTGGAGACATGAAATACGAGATCTACCGAGACTCCACGCTGGACCCCTCCCTGATGGAGATGACAGAGGCTGCCCTGCGCCTGCTGAGCAGGAACCCCCGCGGCTTCTTCCTCTTCGTGGAGG GTGGTCGCATCGACCATGGTCATCATGAAAGCAGGGCTTACCGGGCACTGACTGAGACGATCATGTTCGACGACGCCATTGAGAGGGCGGGCCAGCTCACCAGCGAGGAGGACACGCTGACCCTCATCACCGCTGACCACTCCCACGTCTTCTCCTTCGGAGGCTACCCCCTGCGAGGGAGCTCCATCTTCG GGCTGGCCCCTGGCAAGGCCCGGGACAGGAAGGCCTACACGGTCCTCCTATACGGAAACGGTCCAGGCTATGTGCTCAAGGACGGCGCCCGGCCGGATGTTACCGAGAGCGAGAGCG GGAGCCCCGAGTATCGGCAGCAGTCAGCAGTGCCCCTGGACGGAGAGACCCACGCAGGCGAGGACGTGGCGGTGTTCGCGCGCGGCCCGCAGGCGCACCTGGTTCACGGCGTGCAGGAGCAGACCTTCATAGCGCACGTCATGGCCTTCGCTGCCTGCCTGGAGCCCTACACCGCCTGCGACCTGGCGCCCCCCGCCGGCACCACCGACGCCGCGCACCCGGGGCCGTCCGTGGTCCCCGGGCTGCTTCCTCTGCTGGCAGGGACCTTGCTGCTGCTGGGGACGGCCACTGCTCCCTGA
- the LOC115933737 gene encoding alkaline phosphatase, germ cell type, which produces MQGPWVLLLLGLRLQLSLGIIPVEEENPDFWNRQAAEALGAAKKLQPAQTAAKNLIIFLGDGMGVSTVTAARILKGQKKDKLGPETFLAMDRFPYVALSKTYSVDKHVPDSAATATAYLCGVKGNFQTIGLSAAARFNQCNTTRGNEVISVMNRAKKAGKSVGVVTTTRVQHASPAGAYAHTVNRNWYSDADVPASARQEGCQDIATQLISNMDIDVILGGGRKYMFPMGTPDPEYPDDYSQGGTRLDGKNLVQEWLAKHQGARYVWNHTELMQASLDPSVTHLMGLFEPGDMKYEIHRDSTLDPSLMEMTEAALRLLSRNPRGFFLFVEGGRIDHGHHESRAYRALTETIMFDDAIERAGQLTSEEDTLSLVTADHSHVFSFGGYPLRGSSIFGVAPGKARDRKAYTVLLYGNGPGYVLKDGARPDVTESESGSPEYRQQSAVPLDEETHAGEDVAVFARGPQAHLVHGVQEQTFIAHVMAFAACLEPYTACDLAPPAGTTDAAHPGPSVVPALLPLLAGTLLLLGTATAP; this is translated from the exons ATGCAGGGGCCCTGGGTGCTGCTCCTGCTGGGCCTGAGGCTCCAGCTCTCCCTGGGCATCATCCCAG TTGAGGAGGAGAACCCGGACTTCTGGAACCGCCAGGCAGCCGAGGCCCTGGGTGCCGCCAAGAAGCTGCAGCCTGCACAGACAGCCGCCAAGAACCTCATCATTTTCCTGGGTGACG GGATGGGGGTGTCTACGGTGACAGCTGCCAGGATCCTAAAAGGGCAGAAGAAGGACAAACTGGGGcctgagaccttcctggccatgGACCGCTTCCCATACGTGGCTCTGTCCAAG ACATACAGTGTAGACAAGCACGTGCCAGACAGTGCAGCCACAGCCACGGCCTACCTGTGCGGGGTCAAGGGCAACTTCCAGACCATCGGCTTGAGTGCAGCCGCCCGCTTTAACCAGTGCAACACGACACGTGGCAACGAGGTCATCTCCGTGATGAATCGGGCCAAGAAAGCAG GAAAGTCAGTGGGAGTGGTAACCACCACACGGGTGCAGCATGCCTCGCCAGCCGGCGCCTACGCCCACACGGTGAACCGCAACTGGTACTCGGACGCCGACGTGCCTGCCTCGGCCCGCCAGGAGGGGTGCCAGGACATCGCCACGCAGCTCATCTCCAACATGGACATTGAC GTGATCCTTGGTGGAGGCCGAAAGTACATGTTTCCCATGGGGACCCCAGACCCTGAGTACCCAGATGACTACAGCCAAGGTGGGACCAGGCTGGACGGGAAGAATCTGGTGCAGGAATGGCTGGCAAAGCACCAG gGTGCCCGGTACGTGTGGAACCACACTGAGCTCATGCAGGCTTCCCTGGACCCGTCTGTGACCCATCTCATGG GTCTCTTTGAGCCTGGAGACATGAAATACGAGATCCACCGAGACTCCACGCTGGACCCCTCCCTGATGGAGATGACAGAGGCTGCCCTGCGCCTGCTGAGCAGGAACCCCCGCGGCTTCTTCCTCTTCGTGGAGG GTGGTCGCATCGACCATGGTCATCATGAAAGCAGGGCTTACCGGGCACTGACTGAGACGATCATGTTCGACGACGCCATTGAGAGGGCGGGCCAGCTCACCAGCGAGGAGGACACGCTGAGCCTCGTCACCGCTGACCACTCCCATGTCTTCTCCTTCGGAGGCTACCCCCTGCGAGGGAGCTCCATCTTCG GGGTGGCCCCTGGCAAGGCCCGGGACAGGAAGGCCTACACGGTCCTCCTATACGGAAACGGTCCAGGCTATGTGCTCAAGGACGGCGCCCGGCCGGATGTTACCGAGAGCGAGAGCG GGAGCCCCGAGTATCGGCAGCAGTCAGCAGTGCCCCTGGACGAAGAGACCCACGCAGGCGAGGACGTGGCGGTGTTCGCGCGCGGCCCGCAGGCGCACCTGGTTCACGGCGTGCAGGAGCAGACCTTCATAGCGCACGTCATGGCCTTCGCTGCCTGCCTGGAGCCCTACACCGCCTGCGACCTGGCGCCCCCCGCCGGCACCACCGACGCCGCGCACCCGGGGCCGTCCGTGGTCCCCGCGCTGCTTCCTCTGCTGGCAGGGACCTTGCTGCTGCTGGGGACGGCCACTGCTCCCTGA